Proteins encoded within one genomic window of Camelina sativa cultivar DH55 chromosome 19, Cs, whole genome shotgun sequence:
- the LOC104765305 gene encoding polynucleotide 3'-phosphatase ZDP-like — translation MPVVAEYAKSDRSSCKSCSEKIAVKSLRLGLISKGPGGVDMTRWHHFDCFPTDSEPIASADDIQGLSALEKDDQDALMKMVEQCGEESAKKELPKMDEDNAESVADNELTEETKKGKHSPVAKLVEQCGEPAKEQKDEDEEIKKPASDVIIGEKIKETTGSPDSSKVIAEYAKSSRSKCKKCSQTIAAKELRLGLVTRNFRGFDMTQWHHLGCFPVDSDPICSVEDIGGFSELQSGDQDALKELVKQCGKKTLVDVLAKPFFKMDEDNDESDNTRLTEETNKRKHSEVVKMVDEDDSQTKANQHTSRKHKVNNSESTSQVEVEAEISLSACDVKDKYRDANLLPKWKAFETVIFLERDDGLKDSEKIAAFDFDGCLAKTSVKITGAHAWSLMYPSIPEKLQSLYNQGYKLVIFTNESNIDRWKNKRQAAVDSKIGRLNSFIKRVEVPIQVFIACGFSSSAHKDDLYRKPKAGMWQLMKKHFNSEIAIDMDKSFYVGDAAGRKMDHSDADIKFAQASGLKFYTPEEYFISSST, via the exons GAAATCGCTTAGGTTAGGGTTGATTAGCAAAGGACCTGGCGGGGTTGATATGACCAGGTGGCACCATTTCGATTGTTTCCCTACTGATTCCGAGCCGATTGCTTCAGCTGATGATATCCAAGGTTTATCCGCTTTAGAG AAAGATGATCAGGATGCTTTGATGAAGATGGTGGAACAGTGTGGTGAAGAGTCTGCTAAAAAA GAATTACCGAAGATGGATGAAGATAATGCAGAATCTGTAGCTGATAATGAGTTAACGGAGGAGACAAAGAAAGGAAAACATTCTCCGGTTGCAAAATTGGTGGAACAATGTGGCGAGCCTGCAAAAGAA CAGAAGGATGAGGATGAAGAGATTAAAAAGCCTGCATCAGATGTAATAATTGGGGAGAAGATTAAGGAGACGACAGGGTCTCCTGATTCTTCAAAAGTTATTGCTGAGTATGCAAAATCAAGCAGATCAAAGTGCAAGAAGTGCTCTCAGACTATCGCTGCAAAGGAACTGAGGTTAGGGCTAGTGACCAGAAACTTCCGGGGCTTTGATATGACACAGTGGCATCACTTGGGTTGTTTTCCTGTCGACTCGGATCCAATTTGTTCTGTAGAAGACATTGGTGGATTTTCAGAACTGCAG AGTGGTGATCAGGATGCATTAAAGGAATTGGTCAAACAATGCGGGAAGAAGACTTTGGTAGATGTACTAGCAAAACCCTTTTTC AAGATGGATGAAGATAATGACGAATCTGATAATACTAGGCTAACTGAGgagacaaacaaaagaaaacattctGAG GTTGTTAAAATGGTGGATGAAGATGACTCGCAAACGAAAGCAAACCAACACACGTCTAGAAAACATAAG GTGAACAATAGTGAGTCAACTTCTCAGGTCGAGGTTGAAGCAGAAATCTCTCTTTCAGCTTGTGATGTGAAGGATAAGTACAGG GATGCCAATCTATTACCAAAGTGGAAAGCTTTCGAGACAGTTATATTCCTTGAGCGG GATGATGGTCTTAAAGATTCAGAGAAAATAGCTGCATTTGACTTTGATGGATGCCTGGCAAAAACGTCTGTGAAAAT taCAGGGGCACATGCTTGGTCTCTTATGTACCCCTCCATTCCGGAGAAACTGCAAAGTCTGTACAATCAAGGCTATAAGCTG GTCATTTTCACCAATGAGTCCAACATTGATCGATGGAAGAACAAAAGGCAAGCTGCTGTAGATTCGAAGATCGGACGTCTTAACAGTTTTATCAAGCGCGTGGAGGTTCCCATTCAG GTGTTTATAGCCTGCGGGTTCTCAAGTTCTGCCCATAAAGATGACCTTTACCGCAAACCTAAGGCTGGAATGTGGCAACTTATGAAGAAGCATTTTAACTCTGAAATTGCAATTGATATGGATAA ATCCTTCTATGTTGGGGATGCAGCCGGAAGAAAAATGGATCACAGCGACGCTGACATCAAATTTGCGCAG GCAAGTGGACTAAAGTTTTACACCCCGGAGGAGTACTTTATCTCTTCAAGTACATAA
- the LOC104767515 gene encoding rab3 GTPase-activating protein non-catalytic subunit-like, with protein sequence MAKRIHLTELGCIACEELSELGAGKEGWLVNNPNLLCALDSHSLALANRNLILIVNWGDPDAPRVKIRPDLSPIEAESITAIEWLVFDDVRVVVAGTSCGYLLVYSVAGDLIHKQMVHPSRILKIRVRGTKKDLIQETSAEEICFVMPGIIARFDGSHIQSMLQKWFQEKNSNFWDQKNRKGDVEDTGSLSQRLPYQIWNVNKNGVCVDATVTGVMPPPLLELQSSQRYYCAVTIGEDAVISAYRLSEDRGRSLVGAILSKVVPAAASTIASFSKLIWRSNDQSPKRKPEAKTQSFARASSLTCIKDYPRKGEKLTLSPSGTLAAITDSLGRILLLDTQALVVVRLWKGYRDASCVFMEMLAK encoded by the exons ATGGCGAAGAGGATCCACCTGACGGAACTAGGCTGCATCGCGTGTGAGGAACTTAGCGAGCTAGGTGCGGGTAAAGAAGGGTGGCTAGTGAACAATCCGAATCTTTTATGTGCACTCGATTCTCACTCTTTAGCCCTAGCCAATCGTAATCTCATCTTGATTGTGAATTGGGGTGATCCTGATGCGCCTCGTGTCAAGATCAGACCCGATCTGTCTCCGATTGAGGCTGAGTCGATTACGGCGATTGAGTGGTTAGTGTTTGATGACGTCAGAGTCGTCGTTGCAGGGACTTCTTGTGGGTATCTCCTGGTTTACTCTGTTGCCGGTGATCTCATTCATAAGCAG ATGGTACATCCAAGCCGTATCTTGAAAATAAGAGTACGAGGAACTAAGAAAGATTTGATACAAGAGACATCCGCTGAGGAGATCTGCTTTGTAATGCCTGGTATCATTGCCCGTTTTGATGGCTCCCACATTCAG AGTATGCTTCAgaaatggtttcaagagaaaaattctaatttttggGACCAAAAGAATAGAAAGGGAGATGTAGAAGATACTGGTAGTTTGTCCCAACGACTACCCTATCAGATATGGAATGTCAACAAGAATGGTGTGTGTGTTGATGCTACTGTCACTGGCGTAATGCCTCCTCCATTACTAGAACTTCAG TCAAGTCAACGTTATTATTGTGCAGTGACCATTGGAGAGGATGCTGTAATCTCGGCTTACAG GCTCTCAGAAGACAGAGGTAGATCACTTGTCGGAGCGATTCTTTCAAAAGTTGTGCCTGCAGCTGCTTCAACCATAGCTTCTTTTTCTAAACTGATTTGGAGAAGTAATGATCAATCACCAAAGCGAAAGCCAGAAGCCAAGACTCAGTCATTTGCTCGAG CATCATCCTTGACATGTATAAAGGACTACCCAAGGAAAGGCGAGAAGCTCACGTTATCCCCGAGTGGGACATTAGCTGCGATAACAGATTCTCTTGGTCGAATACTTCTGCTAGACACTCAAGCTCTCGTAGTTGTCCGGCTTTGGAAG GGTTATCGTGACGCAAGCTGTGTGTTCATGGAGATGTTAGCCAAA
- the LOC104765306 gene encoding rab3 GTPase-activating protein non-catalytic subunit-like codes for MAKRIHLTELGCIACEELSELGAGKEGWLVNNPNLLCALDSHSLALANRNLILIVNWGDPDAPRVKIRPDLSPIEAESITAIEWLVFDDVRVVVAGTSCGYLLVYSVAGDLIHKQMVHPSRILKIRVRGTKKDLIQETSAEEICFVMPGIIARFDGSHIQSMLQKWFQEKNSNFWDQKNRKGDVEDTGSLSQRLPYQIWNVNKNGVCVDATVTGVMPPPLLELQSSQRYYCAVTIGEDAVISAYRLSEDRGRSLVGAILSKVVPAAASTIASFSKLIWRSNDQSPKRKPEAKTQSFARASSLTCIKDYPRKGEKLTLSPSGTLAAITDSLGRILLLDTQALVVVRLWKGYRDASCVFMEMLAKKDKGKGVIHTEPVKSDYCLCLAIHAPRKGIIEVWQMRTGPRLLTIQCAKGSKLLQPAYRFGSNSSSSPYIPLEVFLLNGDSGQVSMLNRSLS; via the exons ATGGCGAAGAGGATCCACCTGACGGAACTAGGCTGCATCGCGTGTGAGGAACTTAGCGAGCTAGGTGCGGGTAAAGAAGGGTGGCTAGTGAACAATCCGAATCTTTTATGTGCACTCGATTCTCACTCTTTAGCCCTAGCCAATCGTAATCTCATCTTGATTGTGAATTGGGGTGATCCTGATGCGCCTCGTGTCAAGATCAGACCCGATCTGTCTCCGATTGAGGCCGAGTCGATTACGGCGATTGAGTGGTTAGTGTTTGATGACGTCAGAGTCGTCGTTGCAGGGACTTCTTGTGGGTATCTCCTGGTTTACTCTGTTGCCGGTGATCTCATTCATAAGCAG ATGGTACATCCAAGCCGTATCTTGAAAATAAGAGTACGAGGAACTAAGAAAGATTTGATACAAGAGACATCCGCTGAGGAGATCTGCTTTGTAATGCCTGGTATCATTGCCCGTTTTGATGGCTCCCACATTCAG AGTATGCTTCAgaaatggtttcaagagaaaaattctaatttttggGACCAAAAGAATAGAAAGGGAGATGTAGAAGATACTGGTAGTTTGTCCCAACGACTACCCTATCAGATATGGAATGTCAACAAGAATGGTGTGTGTGTTGATGCTACTGTCACTGGCGTAATGCCTCCTCCATTACTAGAACTTCAG TCAAGTCAACGTTATTATTGTGCAGTGACCATTGGAGAGGATGCTGTAATCTCGGCTTACAG GCTCTCAGAAGACAGAGGTAGATCACTTGTCGGAGCGATTCTTTCAAAAGTTGTGCCTGCAGCTGCTTCAACCATAGCTTCTTTTTCTAAACTGATTTGGAGAAGTAATGATCAATCACCAAAGCGAAAGCCAGAAGCCAAGACTCAGTCATTTGCTCGAG CATCATCCTTGACATGTATAAAGGACTACCCAAGGAAAGGCGAGAAGCTCACGTTATCCCCGAGTGGGACATTAGCTGCGATAACAGATTCTCTTGGTCGAATACTTCTGCTAGACACTCAAGCTCTCGTAGTTGTCCGGCTTTGGAAG GGTTATCGTGACGCAAGCTGTGTGTTCATGGAGATGTTAGCCAAAAAAGACAAAGGAAAAGGAGTAATTCACACAGAACCGGTAAAAAGTGATTACTGTCTATGCTTAGCCATTCACGCGCCACGGAAAGGCATCATCGAG GTGTGGCAGATGAGAACGGGACCGCGTCTTCTAACAATTCAATGTGCAAAAGGTAGCAAACTGTTGCAGCCTGCGTACAGGTTCGGatcaaattcatcatcttctccttaCATTCCTCTCGAAGTCTTCTTACTCAATGGAGATTCTGGCCAAGTCTCTATGCTCAACCGATCTCTCTCTTAA
- the LOC104765310 gene encoding peptide-N4-(N-acetyl-beta-glucosaminyl)asparagine amidase A-like (The sequence of the model RefSeq protein was modified relative to this genomic sequence to represent the inferred CDS: added 60 bases not found in genome assembly) has protein sequence MTSPLIFFTVFFAATLSAVAADLHVTRSRFKPPLFFSALPQNVTKSRTRYFEVQKPPVPNLPTSQPPPSCSYHILRHDFGYTYAKPPVLANYTLPSHCSSSREFSKIVLEFKSTSKGRQFDRIFGVWLDGVEILRSCTAEPRPNGIVWSVEKDVTKYHSILVKNETQILAVYLGNLIDKTYTGVYHVDVTFHFYQLEKNLEDSGYSSPQADMILPVSRNLPLNDGLWFEIVNSSDSKYKEFEIPRNVYRAVLEVYVSFHENDEFWYGNLPNDYVTANNLSVAGNGPFREVVVSLDGDIAGAVWPFPVVFTGGINPLLWRPITAIGSFDLPSYDVEITPFLGSLLDGKTHKVGFSVTNALNVWYIDANLHLWLDQEREIVEGKVLEFSKSSLKLSSVSDFKGLNGNFTTKAKRSITSIELVKSSHGDIITNANQEFTYENTMVLGKDGGLQIIDQLIQADDRIHAKKASREVYCAKSIKSFPFYLYSDSLEQQNDTSLQISNVTMGFNEERSESDKGLMRTFKSKLENKQDGQGVMVVKNNSVVNGYGSTQQVYKYVGSDQCYFRNISSSNYTILYDKRETVCKKKTLKLPPRLEHLTRQHHLLA, from the coding sequence GCCGATCTCCACGTAACCAGATCACGTTTCAaacctcctctcttcttctctgctctTCCTCAAAACGTCACCAAATCCCGTACTCGTTACTTCGAGGTTCAAAAACCTCCCGTACCAAATCTTCCGACATCTCAACCACCACCGTCATGCTCGTATCATATTCTCCGCCATGACTTTGGCTACACCTACGCTAAACCACCGGTTCTCGCTAATTACACGCTTCCCTCCCACTGCTCGTCGTCTCGAGAGTTCTCCAAAATCGTCCTCGAATTCAAATCCACCAGCAAAGGAAGACAGTTCGATCGTATCTTCGGAGTTTGGCTTGACGGCGTTGAGATTCTCCGGAGCTGCACCGCCGAGCCTAGACCAAACGGAATCGTTTGGTCAGTTGAGAAAGATGTAACCAAGTATCACTCTATCCTCGTCAAGAACGAGACTCAGATCCTCGCTGTGTATCTCGGTAATCTTATAGATAAGACCTATACTGGTGTTTACCATGTCGATGTCACTTTCCATTTCTATCAACTCGAAAAGAATCTTGAAGATTCTGGTTACAGCTCTCCTCAAGCTGATATGATCTTGCCTGTTTCTAGAAACCTTCCGTTAAACGATGGGTTGTGGTTTGAAATCGTGAATTCGAGTGATTCTAAGTATAAGGAGTTTGAGATCCCTAGGAATGTGTATAGAGCTGTTCTTGAGGTTTATGTTTCTTTCCATGAGAATGATGAGTTTTGGTATGGTAATCTTCCTAATGACTACGTTACTGCTAATAATCTCAGTGTTGCTGGTAATGGACCTTTTAGAGAAGTTGTGGTTAGTCTCGACGGTGATATCGCTGGTGCTGTTTGGCCTTTCCCTGTTGTTTTCACTGGTGGGATTAATCCTTTGCTATGGAGACCGATTACTGCTATTGGCTCTTTTGATTTGCCGAGTTATGATGTTGAGATCACGCCGTTCTTGGGAAGTTTGTTGGATGGGAAGACTCATAAGGTCGGGTTTAGTGTGACAAACGCTTTGAATGTTTGGTATATCGATGCGAATTTGCATCTTTGGTTGGATCAGGAGAGGGAGATAGTGGAAGGGAAGGTGTTGGAGTTTAGTAAAAGCTCTTTGAAGCTTAGCTCTGTCTCAGACTTTAAAGGCTTGAATGGGAACTTCACGACGAAAGCAAAGAGGTCGATAACTTCGATCGAGCTGGTTAAATCCTCTCATGGGGACATTATAACCAATGCCAATCAAGAATTCACCTATGAAAACACGATGGTTTTAGGTAAAGATGGGGGCTTGCAGATCATAGACCAGTTGATCCAAGCCGATGATCGTATTCACGCCAAGAAAGCCTCGAGAGAGGTCTACTGCGCGAAATCCATCAAGAGCTTTCCTTTTTACCTCTACTCTGACTCTTTGGAGCAGCAGAATGACACATCTCTGCAGATTTCGAATGTCACGATGGGATTCAACGAGGAGAGATCAGAGAGCGACAAAGGGTTGATGAGAACATTCAAGAGCAAGCTCGAAAACAAGCAAGATGGGCAAGGGGTTATGGTGGTGAAGAATAACTCAGTGGTCAATGGATACGGAAGCACACAACAAGTGTATAAATATGTTGGAAGTGACCAATGTTACTTCAGAAACATCAGTAGCTCCAACTACACCATTCTATATGACAAGCGTGAAACTGTTTGCAAGAAGAAAACGCTGAAACTGCCGCCACGACTCGAGCATCTAACCAGACAACATCATTTACTGGCTTGA
- the LOC104765312 gene encoding uroporphyrinogen decarboxylase 1, chloroplastic — MSLSSPTSACSSSRCYSSGLSLPIGFRSNPINVGLVCDPKRHSLAARKLLVACSSSSSSDPLLVKAAKGQVVSRPPAWMMRQAGRYMAVYQKLAKKHPSFRERSENTDLIVEISLQPWQAFRPDGVIIFSDILTPLPAFGVPFDIEDVKGPVIQSPIRTEEDLKKLHPIDFEKLQFVGDSLKILRQEVGEHAAVLGFVGAPWTIATYIVEGGTTRTYTVIKNMCHTAPNVLRALLSHLTKAITEYVVYQVEHGAHCIQIFDSWGGQLTPEMWERWSKPYIEEIIHAVKKRCPDTPIVFYINGNGGLLERMKTTGADVIGLDWTVDMADGRRRLGSDVSVQGNVDPAYLFSPLPALTEEILRVVKCAGPKGHILNLGHGVLVGTPEEAVAHFFETARSLDYQTVFQNHIPAEKAESELVA, encoded by the exons ATGAGCTTATCATCACCAACCAG TGCCTGTAGCTCGTCGAGATGCTACTCCTCGGGATTGTCGTTACCGATAGGGTTTCGATCGAATCCCATCAATGTGGGATTGGTTTGTGATCCAAAAAGACACAGTCTTGCTGCTCGGAAGCTCCTCGTAgcttgctcctcctcctcctcttccg ATCCATTGTTGGTTAAGGCTGCGAAAGGGCAAGTTGTGAGTCGCCCTCCAGCTTGGATGATGAGGCAAGCAGGAAGGTATATGGCTGTTTACCAAAAGCTCGCCAAGAAACACCCGTCCTTCAGAGAGAGGTCAGAAAACACTGATCTAATCGTGGAAATCTCTTTGCAGCCTTGGCAAGCATTTAGACCAGACGGTGTCATCATTTTCTCTGACATCCTCACGCCTTTACCCGCATTTGGTGTCCCATTTGACATCGAAGATGTAAAAGGCCCCGTGATCCAATCTCCCATCCGAACTGAAGAAGATTTAAAGAAGTTGCATCCCATTGATTTCGAGAAACTGCAGTTTGTTGGAGATTCTCTCAAGATTCTGAGACAAGAG GTTGGGGAACATGCTGCTGTATTAGGTTTTGTTGGAGCTCCTTGGACAATTGCAACATATATTGTTGAAGGAGGAACAACTCGGACGTATACGGTCATAAAGAATATGTGCCACACTGCACCAAACGTATTGAGAGCTCTCTTATCTCATTTAACCAAGGCCATTACGGAGTATGTTGTTTACCAAGTTGAGCACGGAGCTCATTGCATACAAATATTCGATTCATGGGGTGGCCAGCTGACTCCTGAGATGTGGGAACGCTGGTCCAAACCCTACATCGAAGAG ATCATTCATGCTGTAAAGAAAAGATGTCCAGATACGCCTATAGTTTTCTACATCAATGGAAATGGTGGCCTTCTTGAGCGAATGAAGACTACTGGAGCTGATGTTATTGGGCTTGACTGGACTGTAGATATGGCTGATGGAAGGAGGCGATTGGGAAGTGATGTTAGTGTACAGGGAAATGTGGATCCAGCTTACCTATTCTCTCCGCTCCCTGCTTTAACCGAAGAAATTCTAAG AGTTGTGAAGTGTGCTGGACCAAAGGGGCATATTCTCAATCTAGGACACGGTGTCTTGGTAGGGACACCAGAGGAAGCTGTGGCTCATTTCTTTGAAACCGCTAGAAGCTTGGATTACCAAACAGTCTTCCAAAATCATATTCCTGCAGAAAAAGCTGAGTCTGAGTTGGTTGCCTGA
- the LOC104767516 gene encoding phosphoenolpyruvate carboxylase 3-like, whose product MAGRNVEKMASIDAQLRQLVPAKVSEDDKLIEYDALLLDRFLDILQDLHGEDLRETVQELYELSAEYEGKREPKKLEELGSLLTSLDAGDSIVISKAFSHMLNLANLAEEVQIAHRRRIKKLKKGDFVDESSATTESDIEETFKRLVSDLGKSPEEIFDALKNQTVDLVLTAHPTQSVRRSLLQKHGRIRDCLAQLYAKDITPDDKQELDESLQREIQAAFRTDEIRRTPPTPQDEMRAGMSYFHETIWKGVPKFLRRVDTALKNIGIDERVPYNAPLIQFSSWMGGDRDGNPRVTPEVTRDVCLLARMMAANLYYNQIENLMFELSMWRCTDEFRVRADELHRNSRKDAAKHYIEFWKTIPPTEPYRVILGDVRDKLYHTRERSRQLLSNGISDIPEEATFTNVEEFLEPLELCYRSLCACGDRSIADGSLLDFLRQVSTFGLSLVRVDIRQESERHTDVLDAITKHLDIGSSYRDWSEEGRQEWLLAELSGKRPLFGPDLPKTEDISDVLDTFKVISELPSDCFGAYIISMATSPSDVLAVELLQRECHVKKPLRVVPLFEKLADLEAAPAAVARLFSIDWYKNRINGKQEVMIGYSDSGKDAGRLSAAWELYKAQEELVKVAKKYGVKLTMFHGRGGTVGRGGGPTHLAILSQPPDTVNGSLRVTVQGEVIEQSFGEEHLCFRTLQRFTAATLEHGMNPPISPKPEWRALLDEMAVVATEEYRSVVFQEPRFVEYFRLATPELEYGRMNIGSRPSKRKPSGGIESLRAIPWIFAWTQTRFHLPVWLGFGAAFRFAIKKDVRNLHMLQDMYKHWPFFRVTIDLIEMVFAXXXXXXXXXXXXXFLTIPLRLKISLLQTAGHKDLLEGDPYLKQRLRLRDSYITTLNVCQAYTLKRIRDQNYNVTLRPHISKEIMQSSKSAQELVKLNPTSEYAPGLEDTLILTMKGIAAGLQNTG is encoded by the exons ATGGCGGGTCGGAACGTAGAGAAGATGGCATCAATTGATGCGCAGCTTCGGCAACTTGTTCCTGCTAAAGTCAGCGAAGACGATAAGCTTATTGAGTATGATGCTCTTCTCCTCGATCGTTTCCTCGATATCCTCCAGGATTTACACGGCGAGGATCTCCGTGAAACG GTTCAAGAGCTATACGAGCTATCTGCTGAGTATGAAGGGAAGCGTGAGCCTAAGAAGCTTGAGGAACTAGGGAGTCTCCTGACGAGTTTGGATGCTGGTGACTCCATTGTTATCTCCAAGGCTTTCTCTCACATGCTTAACTTAGCCAACTTGGCTGAGGAGGTGCAGATTGCTCACCGCCGCAGGATCAAGAAGCTCAAGAAGGGTGATTTCGTTGATGAGAGCTCTGCTACTACTGAATCCGATATCGAAGAGACTTTCAAGAGACTCGTTTCTGATCTTGGTAAGTCCCCTGAAGAGATCTTTGATGCCCTGAAGAATCAGACTGTCGATTTGGTTTTGACTGCTCATCCTACTCAGTCTGTGCGTAGATCATTGCTTCAGAAGCATGGGAG GATAAGAGACTGTCTTGCTCAACTATATGCAAAGGACATTACTCCTGATGACAAGCAGGAGCTCGATGAGTCTCTGCAAAGAGAG ATTCAAGCTGCATTCCGTACAGATGAGATTAGAAGAACACCTCCAACCCCACAAGATGAAATGAGAGCTGGAATGAGTTATTTCCATGAGACAATCTGGAAAGGTGTCCCCAAGTTCTTGCGTCGTGTGGATACAGCTCTGAAAAACATTGGGATTGATGAACGTGTCCCTTACAATGCCCCATTGATCCAGTTCTCTTCATGGATGGGCGGTGATCGTGATG GTAATCCGAGGGTTACACCTGAGGTCACTAGAGATGTGTGCTTGCTGGCTAGAATGATGGCTGCCAATCTCTACTATAACCAAATCGAGAATCTGATGTTTGag TTGTCTATGTGGCGTTGCACTGATGAGTTCCGTGTTAGGGCGGATGAACTCCACAGGAACTCAAGGAAAGATGCTGCAAAACATTATATAG AATTCTGGAAGACAATTCCTCCAACTGAGCCATATCGTGTGATTCTTGGTGATGTGAGGGATAAACTGTATCACACACGTGAGCGCTCTCGTCAATTGCTGAGTAACGGAATCTCTGACATCCCTGAAGAAGCTACTTTCACCAATGTGGAAGAG TTCTTGGAGCCTCTTGAGCTCTGTTACCGATCACTATGTGCATGTGGTGACCGCTCAATAGCTGATGGAAGccttcttgatttcttgagGCAAGTCTCTACCTTTGGACTCTCCCTTGTGAGAGTTGACATTAGGCAAGAGTCTGAACGCCACACAGATGTCTTGGATGCTATCACCAAGCATTTGGACATCGGTTCCTCCTATAGAGACTGGTCTGAAGAAGGCCGACAGGAGTGGCTTTTAGCTGAACTAAGTGGAAAACGTCCACTATTCGGACCTGATCTTCCCAAAACCGAAGATATTTCTGATGTCCTCGACACGTTCAAAGTCATATCTGAGCTGCCTTCAGATTGTTTTGGAGCTTACATTATCTCTATGGCAACTTCACCTAGTGATGTGCTTGCGGTTGAGCTTTTACAGCGTGAATGCCATGTGAAAAAGCCACTTAGAGTTGTTCCACTCTTTGAGAAGCTAGCTGATCTTGAAGCAGCTCCTGCAGCTGTTGCAAGACTCTTTTCTATAGACTGGTACAAAAACCGTATTAACGGTAAACAAGAGGTTATGATCGGTTACTCAGATTCAGGGAAAGATGCTGGGCGTCTCTCAGCTGCTTGGGAGCTATACAAAGCTCAAGAAGAGCTTGTGAAGGTTGCTAAGAAATATGGAGTGAAGCTAACTATGTTCCATGGCCGTGGTGGCACAGTCGGAAGAGGAGGTGGTCCTACTCATCTTGCTATATTGTCTCAGCCGCCGGATACAGTTAACGGCTCTCTTCGAGTCACAGTGCAGGGTGAGGTCATTGAGCAATCATTTGGTGAGGAACACTTATGCTTCAGAACACTTCAGCGTTTCACAGCTGCAACTCTAGAGCACGGAATGAACCCTCCAATTTCACCAAAACCTGAGTGGCGTGCTTTGCTAGATGAAATGGCGGTTGTTGCAACTGAGGAATACCGATCTGTCGTTTTCCAAGAACCTCGATTTGTCGAGTACTTCCGCCTC GCTACTCCGGAGCTGGAGTATGGACGTATGAACATTGGTAGTAGACCTTCAAAGAGAAAACCAAGCGGTGGGATCGAATCTCTCCGTGCAATCCCATGGATCTTTGCTTGGACGCAAACAAGATTCCATCTTCCTGTATGGTTAGGTTTCGGAGCAGCTTTTAGGTTTGCGATTAAGAAGGATGTGAGAAACCTCCACATGCTGCAAGATATGTACAAACACTGGCCGTTCTTCCGAGTCACCATCGATCTAATTGAAATGGTGTTCGC NNNNNNNNNNNNNNNNNNNNNNNNNNNNNNNNNNNNNNATTTCTTGACAATACCACTGAGACTAAAAATCTCGTTGTTGCAGACTGCTGGACATAAAGATCTTCTTGAAGGAGACCCTTACTTGAAACAGAGACTGAGGCTGCGTGACTCTTACATTACTACCCTCAACGTTTGCCAAGCCTACACATTGAAGAGGATCCGTGATCAAAACTACAATGTGACCCTGCGACCACACATTTCCAAAGAGATCATGCAATCAAGCAAATCAGCACAAGAGCTTGTCAAGCTTAACCCAACGAGTGAATACGCGCCAGGACTTGAGGACACGCTCATCTTAACCATGAAGGGTATCGCCGCAGGATTGCAAAACACAGGTTAA